ATCGTATTGATGTGCGGTAATTTTTTCTGTAATCCACTCCGGGCAATTTCCGAACACATCTTCACACCACACCGCCGATGTAATCAATTCGGTATCGGTAATGAGCAGTCCTTTGGCGCGAACGGCCATTTCATCTTCGTTTCGTAGTTGTTCGCGGGCAATTTCCTCCACATCTTCCAACGTGTATTCGCCCGGATGAAGGGTCATGTATTCGCGTGCATACTCAGGTACCCACACCGTGTTAAAACGCAGGGCAAGCGCACGGGCTAGTGTAGTTTTACCTGTGCTTTCGGCACCCAGCAGAGCTACACGTTTGAGGTTCGGATTTGTTTGCGCCATAAAAGAAAGCCCGTTACAGCCGTAAAGGTATAAATGATAAACAATACGGAGGTGAGCGGATAGCTGCGTTGTGCATAAAGAATTACATAACAGCTGTCGGCTGCAATCCATATCAGCCAGTTTTCAATGTATTTGCGCGCAGTCATCCATGTGGCTGCAAAGCTTGCGGCTGTTAATGCGGCATCAGCAAAAGGTGCTGGCGAAGCCGTGTAGCGTTGCTGAAGAATACCAAGCAAAAGTGCCACAGAAGTGCAGAGCAGCACCAGCAGTTTCCAGTATTTCAACGGCATACGACTTATCTGTACAGCCTGGTGCTGTGGTGTATTTTTTTTCATCCACAGCCACCATCCGTAAAGTCCCGCACCGCAGTAATATATCTGCAGAAGAGCATCGAGATTCAGGCCGATATCGAAATTGATTTTGATGTACAATGCCGAACTAAGAATACCAGCCGGCCAGCAAAGCGGGTTTTGAAAAGCGGCAAGCAGCACGTAAACTGTTCCGCTGATAACGGCAATCCACTCCACAAGTCCGGTGGCTAAAAAAGCATTCAGCAGTTCGGAGAAAAATGTGCTGATGAGGCTGCTCATTTTTATTCGGCTTCCGATTGGCGAAGCGCGGCTGCAAGATGCAGAAATTCTTTTACCGGATCTTCGGCTTTCCAGATAAGATGCTGAAATGCCACACCCGTGAAGCCTAATGCGCGGAGCTGACTGATGTTTTCGGGTAATATGCCTCCGCGTGCAATTACATTTACTTTGTTTTTTTCGAGTGCAGTTTGCAAGCTCACAGCATTAAATCCGTTTCCGAATTTCCCGCTGGGTTTTTCATACACAGGCCCAAGCAGCACGTAATCGTAGCGGCCTTTATCGGTATAAAGATGATTGAGTTTATGATAGCTTGCGGTAATAAGTAAATTGCTGCGCCGCCATTTTATCCACCGCAGCCGGAACCAGTTGCTGAGTTTGCGGCGCCGGTGTACGCTTGTTAAATGTATGCCGCCAAGCGTGTAAGAAAGTGCGAGCTTGTGATGGCTGTGAATAACAAGCTGTTTGTGGAAATGTGCGGGAATAGCCTCAAGATACTTCCGCATTTCAAGCGTACTCATGCCGGGTTTGCGCAGATGCAAACGTTCGAGTCCGTGCTCGAAAAGGGCTGTTACAACTTGTGGTTCCTGAGCAATATTCTCAGGATTGGTGATAAGAATCAGATTCATGTGCAGGGAGCATGAACGGATAGAGAAATTGATTTTAAGAGGTGAGGCGAATCTTCGAGAATATTTCCTACCACAATTACATCGGCTCCCGCGGCGCAGCTTTGTGCAGCCTGTTCGGGAGTGCGTATGCCGCCGCCGGTAAGCAGCGGAATAGTGGTGGAGGAGCTTACTGCTTTTATTACATCGGCCGGTACGGGCGCATCGGCACCGCTGCCCGCTTCGAGGTAAAGCAGCGAAAGTCCAAGCTGCTCGCCGGCCATTGCAGTACAGGCTGCAATTTCGGGCTTGTGTGCCGGCAGCGGTATGGTCTGGCTCATATAATGCACCGTGGTAGGGCGGCCTGTTTCCACAAGCATGTAACCGGTAGAAAGCACTTCCAGTCCGCTGCTTTTTATTTGCGGAGCCGCTGCCACATGTTTGCCAATAAGCAACTCGGCATTACGCCCCGAAATAACCGAGAGCAGCAGCAGCGCATCGGCATTGGCACTCAGCTGAAGCGCATTGCCCGGAAAAAGGATTACTGGAACGTTGCTTACCGCCTTCACTGCGGCAATGCATTCGTCAACTGCTGAGGTGTGAAGCAGGCTTCCGCCAATCAGAAAAAAATCAACCTCAGCCTGCGCCGCGTGAGTAAGCAACTCCGGCAGCAACCGGGTTTTATCCGGATCAATTAAAACAGCCAGACTTTTTTTTCCGGCTGCCTTGCGGGCATTCAGTAAAGTTCTGAGTTCGTGGCGCATTCAGCGGCGGGCAAGGTGTAGGCCATCATATACGTATGTTTACGTACATACTGGATTGTTTTTCCAAAATTAATGTTTTCGTGATGCAATACAGCGTTTATTTTTCCACCCGCATCAGCATACGAAAAAGCCTGCACGGTTATATTTTCTTTCAGCGAAACGCCTTTGTGACCATAAACTTTGTACAGTGCTTCTTTGGCGCACCAATATACATAAAGCGTTTCGGGATTCATGCCCTTCGTGGCTGCGGCAAGTTCTTCGGGTTTCAGAAACTTGTGGGCAATGCGCTCAACTTTAGGGCTTACAATTTCAATATCAATGCCGCAGGGTTCAGGACTGCTGAGCAGGGCGATGTAATCAGACGTATGTGAAAATGAAATGTGCCGGTGGGGAACTGAAAGCCAGGGTTTGCCGTTTTCATCATATACTACTTTCTCATTCGGATGAACATGATGAAGCAGTACACGAGAGGCAAGCCACTGTGCCCTGCGGTGCGGGTGAGTGATTGACGCCGGGATTTCGTTAAACGATGCTGTTTGGTGCCATAAATGGTGAATATCTTCTTCCGTTTCAGTGGTTTGCCATACAGCAAGCGTTTGTAAGCCTGTTTGTTCAAGCGTGAGTAAGCCCATTTGGATACAAAGGAATTAATTTTTATCCGGGCTCTGAAATTAGAAACTGTCCAAATTTTGTTTTTGAGATTTGTTATGCGTCCAGTTTTCTTCAGACGAGGCGGTTTTTGCAGCCCATATCGGAGATAGATACGGGCAAAAAGACCAACGAAGTATGAAGGAAAATGGGCCATAACAAAACCGAAGGATAAAATTTGAACAGTTTCTTAATCTGTGCATGAAGTATATGGCCTTGTAAGTTTCGGATAATCAGCAGGCTGTAATCGCCCGATGCACGGTTTCTTTCGATGAAACGCACTGGCGGTTAACTAAAAAAACGTACCTTTGCACACCCGAAAAGGGATAAACCAACTTTAACAATGAGCACAACCACTGCGAATTACACCAAATACAAGGTGAAAGACATTGCGCTGGCCGAATGGGGACGCAAGGAAATTAAACTGGCCGAGGCCGAAATGCCCGGTCTTATGGCTCTCCGCGCCGAGTACGGTGCCTCTAAACCGCTCAAGGGTGCACGCATTGCAGGCTGCCTGCACATGACCATCCAAACCGCTGTTCTCATCGAAACACTTGTGGAACTCGGTGCCGAAGTTACCTGGTCATCGTGCAATATTTTCTCTACACAGGATCATGCTGCCGCTGCAATTGCCGCTGCCGGCATTTCGGTATATGCCTGGAAAGGTATGACTGCCGAAGAATTCGACTGGTGCATCGAACAAACACTTTGGTTTGGTGAAGCGCGTAACCCGCTGAATATGATTCTCGACGACGGCGGTGATCTCACCAACATGGTGTTCGACAAATACCCCGAGCTGGCTGCCGGAATCCGTGGTCTTTCTGAAGAAACTACAACCGGCGTACACCGCCTTTACGAGCGTATGAAAAAAGGTACGCTCATGGTACCCGCCATCAACATCAACGACTCGGTGACCAAATCGAAATTCGATAACAAATACGGTTGCCGCGAATCGCTGGTAGATGCCATCCGCCGCGCTACCGATATTATGCTTGCCGGTAAAGTAGCCGTAGTAGCCGGTTACGGCGACGTAGGCAAAGGCTCTGCACAATCGCTCAGCAGTCAGGGTGTACGCGTTATCGTTACCGAAATCGACCCCATTTGCGCCCTGCAGGCTGCTATGGACGGATACGAAGTACGTAAAATGGACGAAGCCGCCCGCCGCGCTGATATTATTGTTACCGCTACCGGCAACATGAACATCGTTACCGAGCGCCATTTCCGCAGCATGAAGCACAATGCCATTGTGTGCAATATCGGACACTTTGATACCGAAATTGATATGGCCTGGCTCAATACAAACTACGGCCACTCCAAAGAAGAAATCAAACCGCAGGTGGATAAATACACCATCGACGGTAAAGACATCATTGTACTTGCCGAAGGTCGTCTTGTAAACCTGGGCTGCGCCACCGGCCACCCCTCGTTTGTAATGTCGAACTCATTTACCAACCAGACACTTGCCCAGCTTGAGCTCTGGACCAACACCGCCAGCTACGAGAAGAAAGTGTACACCCTGCCCAAGCACCTTGATGAAAAAGTAGCTATGCTGCACCTCGCTAAAATCGGTGTGGAGCTTGATGTGCTTTCGTCCGAGCAGGCTTCTTACATCGGTGTGGAAGTGGCCGGCCCCTTCAAACCCGAGCATTATCGCTATTAAGAAAATCCGGTGTTATTCTATTGCAAAAGAGGCCGCGTTTTTTCGCGGCCTCTTTTGCATTTATGCTTGTGCAGTGTTCAACGAACTGTGGCCGTGAGCCCATAGTTAGTTGTAAATACGAATACTATTCCCGTCGAAAACGGTGTTGTATTGTTTGAGCGGAACAAGCGCCGGAGTTTGAATGGCACTCCCGTCGGAAAGCAGAAACTTTGAGCCGCACGAACGATCTTCAAGAATCACATTTGAAGAATCCACGCTTACCTGAGACGCCGCTTCATCAGGTCGATATGGGCAGGTACGGTCGAAAGCCACAAATTCATTCTGGCTTTTGCGATGCAGCACAATGCCACGGTAGCCGCCATTTACATAAACCCAGCCGCCAATGGTTGTCAGGGCCGTGTTTTGCGGGTCGTTCAGGTAAAGCAACACGTTTACAGCCACATTGGGTACTACCTGCTGCTCGCGGCGGCAGGTGGTAAAAAGCAGCATAGCGGCTCCGCAAATGAATAAAAAGGCACGTTTCATGCTGATAAAGTTAAGCCAAACGGCGTGAAAGAGAATCGGAATAAAAAACATAAATTTGTAAGTAATGGAATACAGACGAAAATTATGGATGCGGGTTGTGTGGCTTGCCTTATTTTTTCTGCCCCTGCTTGCCACAGCTCAAACAGCAGGAGGCGAGGGGGGAAGTTCTTCGGGAAGCGGTACGGAACAGAAAGCGCCCAGCAGCAAACTGGAAAGGCAAAAGGCCAAACAAAAGTGGAAAGAGGAGCGGAAAAAGAAGATGATTGATGAAAAAGCCCGCAAAGAGTACCGCAAAAAATTCAACAACGATAAGCGCACCCGTAAGCAAATGAAAAAAACGGCCCGCAAATCGAAAAGACATAACGAAAACAAACGGAAATTCTTCCTTTTCAGGTGGTTTTCAAAAAAATAGGCTTCCCGTTATTACCAGTTATACCGCCCAAACGTCCGATTACGGTTTAATATAAACCAACAAAAAGAATCATGTCTCCGGGATATTATTTCTATATAGCGATTATTATCTTTGTTTTAATATACCGCATGTACCGGAATGCGGTAAAAGCGCAGAAGCGCTCAACAGGTTCATCCCAGGTGCCGCAGCAGCGTCAGGCATCACAGCAACAGGTTGATCAATGGCTGCGGCAAGTCGTTCTTTCAAATCAGGTGCAGGCTCAGCAGCCTCAGCAGGCTCATCAATCACAACCCACGGCGTATGCGTCATACTCCAGTGAAGAAACAATTGATGAAATGGCTGGTGATGCCGAGTTGAGCATCGAAACCGAACTCCATGAGTTCGAAAACCGGAATACATCCCCCCAAAATACCCCGGACGGATTAAATTTTGTTGCAAATATTTCCACATCCCTCCCCGCAACAGATTCACCCGACTGGCAGAATGCGGTAATAATGAGCGAGTTACTGAATAAGCCCAAAGCCTTCCAATAGGTTTTAGTGCTTCGTTTTAGATTCTGCAAAGAATTGTTAAAACTTCTTTTGCACGTCAAAAACAAAACTTTCTATATTTACCGACTTCAATTTGCACGACCTATATCTAAAAGGTACAACGAAACAGATTAAACTATGCTGCGAAAACTCTACGTTGCACTTGTTCTGCTCATTGCAGGCACGGGCGTTTCCTGGGCCCA
The nucleotide sequence above comes from Bacteroidota bacterium. Encoded proteins:
- a CDS encoding ATP-binding protein → MAQTNPNLKRVALLGAESTGKTTLARALALRFNTVWVPEYAREYMTLHPGEYTLEDVEEIAREQLRNEDEMAVRAKGLLITDTELITSAVWCEDVFGNCPEWITEKITAHQYDLYLLTSNDLPWVADPVRVNSQRRDYFFNLYKRQLEQYNLPHEIIKGRYEARLMCAITAIRKHFGPLI
- a CDS encoding nicotinamide mononucleotide transporter; protein product: MSSLISTFFSELLNAFLATGLVEWIAVISGTVYVLLAAFQNPLCWPAGILSSALYIKINFDIGLNLDALLQIYYCGAGLYGWWLWMKKNTPQHQAVQISRMPLKYWKLLVLLCTSVALLLGILQQRYTASPAPFADAALTAASFAATWMTARKYIENWLIWIAADSCYVILYAQRSYPLTSVLFIIYTFTAVTGFLLWRKQIRTSNV
- a CDS encoding thiamine phosphate synthase, whose translation is MNLILITNPENIAQEPQVVTALFEHGLERLHLRKPGMSTLEMRKYLEAIPAHFHKQLVIHSHHKLALSYTLGGIHLTSVHRRRKLSNWFRLRWIKWRRSNLLITASYHKLNHLYTDKGRYDYVLLGPVYEKPSGKFGNGFNAVSLQTALEKNKVNVIARGGILPENISQLRALGFTGVAFQHLIWKAEDPVKEFLHLAAALRQSEAE
- a CDS encoding geranylgeranylglyceryl/heptaprenylglyceryl phosphate synthase produces the protein MRHELRTLLNARKAAGKKSLAVLIDPDKTRLLPELLTHAAQAEVDFFLIGGSLLHTSAVDECIAAVKAVSNVPVILFPGNALQLSANADALLLLSVISGRNAELLIGKHVAAAPQIKSSGLEVLSTGYMLVETGRPTTVHYMSQTIPLPAHKPEIAACTAMAGEQLGLSLLYLEAGSGADAPVPADVIKAVSSSTTIPLLTGGGIRTPEQAAQSCAAGADVIVVGNILEDSPHLLKSISLSVHAPCT
- a CDS encoding 4'-phosphopantetheinyl transferase superfamily protein, yielding MGLLTLEQTGLQTLAVWQTTETEEDIHHLWHQTASFNEIPASITHPHRRAQWLASRVLLHHVHPNEKVVYDENGKPWLSVPHRHISFSHTSDYIALLSSPEPCGIDIEIVSPKVERIAHKFLKPEELAAATKGMNPETLYVYWCAKEALYKVYGHKGVSLKENITVQAFSYADAGGKINAVLHHENINFGKTIQYVRKHTYMMAYTLPAAECATNSELY
- a CDS encoding adenosylhomocysteinase: MSTTTANYTKYKVKDIALAEWGRKEIKLAEAEMPGLMALRAEYGASKPLKGARIAGCLHMTIQTAVLIETLVELGAEVTWSSCNIFSTQDHAAAAIAAAGISVYAWKGMTAEEFDWCIEQTLWFGEARNPLNMILDDGGDLTNMVFDKYPELAAGIRGLSEETTTGVHRLYERMKKGTLMVPAININDSVTKSKFDNKYGCRESLVDAIRRATDIMLAGKVAVVAGYGDVGKGSAQSLSSQGVRVIVTEIDPICALQAAMDGYEVRKMDEAARRADIIVTATGNMNIVTERHFRSMKHNAIVCNIGHFDTEIDMAWLNTNYGHSKEEIKPQVDKYTIDGKDIIVLAEGRLVNLGCATGHPSFVMSNSFTNQTLAQLELWTNTASYEKKVYTLPKHLDEKVAMLHLAKIGVELDVLSSEQASYIGVEVAGPFKPEHYRY